In a single window of the Streptomyces cinnabarinus genome:
- a CDS encoding sugar O-acetyltransferase encodes MPTDYFADDPRTHLERMLAGDLYIADDPEIARRQQRAVRLAARYQAAHAEDPDNAQGILAELLGSLGEHAYVRPPLFVDYGSNIAIGARTFVNFNLTALDVAAIAIGEDCQIGPSVQLLTPTHPLEPQPRRDKLEAARPITIGNNVWLGGGVIVLPGVSIGDDSVIGAGSVVTKDVPAGVVTVGSPARVVRTL; translated from the coding sequence ATGCCGACGGACTACTTCGCGGACGATCCCCGCACCCACCTCGAACGCATGCTGGCGGGCGACCTCTACATCGCCGACGACCCCGAGATCGCGCGCCGGCAGCAGCGGGCCGTGCGGCTGGCTGCCCGCTACCAGGCCGCCCATGCCGAGGATCCGGACAACGCGCAGGGGATCCTGGCCGAGTTGCTCGGTTCGCTGGGTGAGCACGCGTATGTGCGGCCGCCGTTGTTCGTCGACTACGGCAGCAACATCGCCATCGGCGCGCGCACCTTCGTCAACTTCAACCTCACCGCGCTGGACGTCGCCGCGATCGCCATCGGCGAGGACTGCCAGATCGGTCCGAGCGTCCAACTGCTCACCCCCACACATCCGTTGGAGCCTCAGCCCCGGCGCGACAAGCTGGAGGCCGCGCGGCCGATCACCATCGGGAACAACGTGTGGCTCGGCGGCGGGGTCATCGTGCTGCCCGGGGTGAGCATCGGGGACGACTCCGTGATCGGCGCCGGTTCGGTGGTGACTAAGGACGTGCCCGCGGGTGTCGTCACCGTCGGCAGTCCCGCACGCGTCGTCCGGACTCTCTGA
- a CDS encoding aminoglycoside phosphotransferase family protein, producing the protein MTAEGEALTGGSVNAGAVFRRGELVDRPAPPNARALHAHLRALREHGFDAAPTPVELTADGRERLTYLPGTVALPPFPRWALTSTALASVGALLRRMHDAAAAVGVDPDAAWPADLADPAGGGPIVCHNDVCPENVVFREAGATALIDFDFAAPGRPVWDLAMTARYWVPMLDPASAAAAYPAPFDAPARLRLLADGYGLPPGGRAELPGVIERATETCRAFVARRVADGDPAYRRMLDERGGWQRWDRIQSWLVARREEFTAALLN; encoded by the coding sequence ATGACGGCGGAGGGCGAGGCACTGACCGGCGGTTCGGTGAACGCGGGAGCGGTCTTCCGCCGGGGTGAACTGGTCGACCGCCCCGCACCACCGAACGCCCGCGCCCTCCACGCCCACCTGCGAGCACTGAGGGAACACGGCTTCGACGCGGCCCCGACCCCGGTCGAACTCACCGCCGACGGCCGGGAACGACTGACCTACCTCCCCGGCACCGTGGCCCTGCCGCCCTTCCCGCGCTGGGCGTTGACCAGCACCGCCCTCGCCTCCGTGGGCGCCCTGCTGCGCCGGATGCACGACGCGGCCGCCGCAGTCGGTGTGGACCCGGACGCCGCATGGCCCGCCGACCTCGCCGACCCGGCGGGCGGGGGACCGATCGTCTGCCACAACGACGTCTGCCCGGAGAACGTCGTCTTCCGCGAGGCCGGCGCCACGGCCCTGATCGACTTCGACTTCGCCGCCCCGGGCCGCCCCGTCTGGGACCTCGCGATGACCGCCCGCTACTGGGTCCCCATGCTCGACCCGGCATCCGCGGCGGCCGCCTACCCAGCGCCGTTCGACGCGCCCGCGCGCCTGCGGCTGCTGGCCGACGGCTACGGCCTGCCGCCCGGCGGACGCGCCGAGTTGCCCGGTGTCATCGAGCGGGCCACCGAGACCTGCCGCGCCTTCGTGGCCCGCCGCGTCGCCGACGGTGACCCCGCCTACCGCCGCATGCTCGACGAGCGCGGTGGCTGGCAGCGCTGGGACCGCATCCAGTCCTGGCTGGTGGCCCGCCGCGAGGAGTTCACGGCCGCTCTGCTGAACTGA
- a CDS encoding SMI1/KNR4 family protein, whose amino-acid sequence MTETPVDDRALPPALAEIAAVEFDYDDGNGIDFEPYDVFDSAGETTDWLRHWTGNRALDGAAYRVFGQDGTGGLAALWCVRAGRPLAEQPVVFMGSEGACGVVAGTLSDFLWVLADGIGPMEAVEYDDHTGRPDPTLTSLAERHASTPRRSAQAIIADARAQFPTYAEDIDALCR is encoded by the coding sequence GTGACCGAGACACCTGTCGACGACCGCGCACTGCCGCCGGCCCTGGCCGAGATCGCCGCCGTCGAGTTCGACTACGACGACGGCAACGGCATCGACTTCGAGCCGTACGACGTCTTCGACTCCGCCGGGGAGACCACGGACTGGCTCCGGCACTGGACCGGCAACCGTGCCCTGGACGGCGCCGCCTACCGCGTGTTCGGACAGGACGGCACCGGCGGGCTCGCCGCGCTGTGGTGTGTGCGCGCCGGGCGTCCGCTCGCCGAGCAACCGGTGGTCTTCATGGGGTCCGAGGGCGCCTGCGGAGTCGTCGCCGGGACGCTGTCCGACTTCCTGTGGGTCCTCGCGGACGGCATCGGCCCGATGGAGGCCGTGGAGTACGACGACCACACGGGCCGCCCGGATCCGACGCTCACCTCGCTCGCGGAACGGCACGCGAGCACTCCGCGCCGCAGTGCGCAGGCCATCATCGCCGACGCGCGGGCCCAGTTCCCGACCTATGCCGAGGACATCGACGCGCTCTGCCGATGA
- a CDS encoding D-Ala-D-Ala carboxypeptidase family metallohydrolase produces MFRRMARSLTAFVMIMSGAVVGVGAAAGTAHADECYTWSRTLSQGSSGGDVTQLQIRVAGWVTSGERLSYDGAYGARTAAAVKKFQAAYGLPADGVAGPQTFSKIYALQDADCTPVHFTYGELNRCNSDWSGGAVPAATAKANALKTMWKLEAMRHALGDVPISVSSGFRSYACNSAVGGSATSRHLYGDAADLTGSPSLCRLAQQARTHGFSEILGPGYPGHNDHTHVALDPSPYWSAPSCGI; encoded by the coding sequence ATGTTCAGACGGATGGCACGATCCCTCACCGCGTTTGTCATGATCATGTCCGGTGCGGTGGTCGGTGTGGGCGCCGCCGCCGGTACCGCGCATGCCGATGAGTGCTACACGTGGAGCCGGACGCTGTCCCAGGGCTCCTCCGGCGGCGATGTGACGCAGTTGCAGATCCGGGTCGCGGGCTGGGTGACCTCGGGCGAGCGGCTGTCCTATGACGGCGCGTACGGCGCCCGGACCGCGGCCGCCGTGAAGAAGTTCCAGGCCGCGTACGGTCTGCCCGCCGACGGGGTCGCGGGGCCGCAGACCTTCAGCAAGATCTACGCGCTCCAGGACGCGGACTGCACCCCGGTCCACTTCACCTACGGCGAGCTCAACCGCTGCAACTCCGACTGGTCCGGTGGCGCCGTCCCGGCCGCGACCGCCAAGGCGAACGCCCTGAAGACCATGTGGAAACTGGAAGCCATGCGGCACGCGCTCGGCGACGTCCCGATCTCCGTCTCCAGCGGCTTCCGCTCCTACGCCTGCAACAGCGCCGTCGGCGGTTCCGCCACCAGCCGCCACCTGTACGGCGACGCGGCCGACCTCACCGGCTCGCCGTCCCTGTGCCGACTGGCCCAGCAGGCCCGGACGCACGGCTTCTCGGAGATCCTCGGCCCGGGCTACCCCGGCCACAACGACCACACCCATGTCGCGCTCGACCCCTCCCCCTACTGGTCGGCGCCCTCCTGCGGCATCTGA
- a CDS encoding CU044_2847 family protein has protein sequence MGDGEVVELELPGGGALLVRALPVTADGDDLDDEDGGPSNVGLSEALSFAAVGTALRGVATTVQDALQSVKPDVVEAEFGLNFAVKGSRLVCLLVDGEATATLRVRLEWQNGSVSGSP, from the coding sequence ATGGGGGACGGAGAGGTCGTCGAACTGGAACTGCCCGGTGGTGGTGCTCTCTTGGTGCGAGCGTTACCAGTGACGGCCGACGGGGACGATCTGGACGACGAGGACGGTGGACCGTCGAACGTCGGGCTGAGCGAGGCGCTCTCCTTCGCGGCCGTTGGCACCGCGCTACGTGGGGTGGCGACGACAGTGCAGGACGCGCTCCAGTCGGTGAAACCCGATGTGGTGGAGGCCGAGTTCGGGCTCAACTTCGCTGTGAAGGGCTCGCGTCTGGTCTGTCTGCTGGTCGACGGGGAGGCAACGGCCACGCTGCGGGTCCGCCTGGAGTGGCAGAACGGCTCGGTGTCCGGCAGCCCGTGA
- a CDS encoding VMAP-related conflict system protein: MTHVDAEPDEVLDLLSGFVVRVSGPGLRGGSGFFVGRGLVVTCAHVVALPVKGGSRPTAERARVTWAGGHAEGSVVALPPSYSGPDDVWDPPDLAVITLEDPLPDHHWIPMADKPPGIGQRLCAAGYSAVYEQTPRLGLGTVEYEGPAIHGERHPALQLKGGELAPGMSGGPLLDLEQGEVCGIVTTARRKNLPMGGRAIGVSTVRILFPSVWEANRAPNPLDTELWRLRAALQHEYAPGAVLSLREEKALLRAARRSGLAPAALYWRSVHRDYGEPAGRIDTVADALREVADAPAMLDGPHPLLQFIRQVTDAALSEDSGPLAGMADLVAGRLGVPTPSPVAPPATGTGINGVAAISVHLDTQTPDGDRYFLRVWKYPDVTEPPYPVLCDDQPLTLAEAQAQFRAVIPSAIQELGEISSDLIIEFALPTAKLSSVDVDTWYLSQAWAPVGRQYPVILRALDRRPETYPSWTTRWRRLRQGSHGEARMDWVDCHQDMPPEQFFAWLQQQQDLAVLALPFSPEATARQHVLETALYAGIPVAVWTRAGCSARCRLRGAPGRDSAHATEAESAAGVCAGAAFRHAFAAELARSSVHELPELIMKLRVDAVTSTGHCGEQVVLLWDDATRKLPGDGPALRFPEHIAQGGQPS, encoded by the coding sequence GTGACGCATGTGGACGCCGAACCGGACGAAGTCCTGGATCTGCTGAGCGGCTTTGTAGTCAGGGTCAGCGGTCCAGGTCTGCGCGGAGGCAGTGGATTCTTCGTCGGCCGCGGTCTCGTCGTCACCTGCGCGCACGTCGTCGCCTTGCCGGTGAAGGGCGGAAGCCGGCCGACGGCCGAGCGGGCCCGGGTCACCTGGGCCGGGGGTCATGCCGAGGGTTCCGTCGTCGCGTTGCCTCCGTCGTACAGCGGTCCGGACGATGTGTGGGACCCTCCGGACCTCGCAGTGATCACGCTGGAGGATCCACTGCCGGATCACCACTGGATCCCGATGGCCGACAAGCCGCCCGGCATCGGACAGCGCCTGTGCGCCGCCGGCTACAGCGCGGTCTACGAGCAGACCCCACGACTCGGCCTCGGCACGGTGGAGTACGAGGGACCGGCGATCCACGGCGAGCGCCATCCGGCACTCCAGCTGAAAGGCGGTGAACTGGCGCCGGGGATGTCTGGCGGACCACTGCTCGATCTGGAGCAGGGAGAGGTGTGCGGGATCGTGACCACCGCCCGCAGGAAGAACCTCCCCATGGGCGGGCGGGCCATCGGTGTGTCCACGGTACGGATCCTGTTTCCCTCTGTGTGGGAGGCGAACCGGGCTCCGAACCCTCTGGACACCGAACTCTGGCGGTTGCGTGCGGCTCTTCAGCACGAGTACGCGCCGGGTGCGGTGTTGTCGTTGCGCGAGGAGAAGGCGCTGCTTCGTGCCGCTCGACGTTCTGGGCTCGCACCCGCTGCCTTGTACTGGCGTTCCGTTCACCGTGATTACGGCGAACCGGCCGGCCGAATCGACACGGTGGCCGACGCCCTGCGGGAGGTGGCCGACGCTCCGGCCATGCTGGACGGGCCACATCCCTTGCTCCAGTTCATCCGGCAGGTCACGGACGCGGCGCTGTCCGAGGACTCCGGCCCGCTGGCCGGAATGGCCGATCTGGTGGCCGGCCGGCTGGGAGTGCCCACGCCCTCCCCGGTCGCGCCGCCCGCCACCGGCACCGGCATCAACGGCGTCGCGGCCATCAGCGTTCACCTCGACACGCAGACCCCGGACGGCGACCGCTACTTCCTTCGCGTCTGGAAGTATCCGGATGTGACCGAGCCGCCCTATCCCGTGCTGTGCGACGACCAGCCATTGACGCTCGCCGAGGCACAGGCGCAGTTCCGGGCGGTGATCCCGTCGGCGATTCAGGAACTGGGGGAGATCAGCAGTGATCTGATCATTGAATTCGCCCTGCCTACTGCCAAGTTGAGCTCGGTGGACGTTGACACCTGGTACCTCTCGCAGGCTTGGGCGCCAGTCGGCCGGCAGTACCCGGTGATTTTGCGTGCCCTGGACCGGAGGCCGGAGACGTACCCGTCCTGGACCACACGATGGCGACGTCTGCGCCAAGGCTCCCACGGCGAGGCCAGGATGGACTGGGTCGACTGTCACCAGGACATGCCCCCGGAGCAGTTCTTCGCCTGGCTTCAGCAACAGCAGGACCTGGCAGTGCTGGCCCTGCCGTTCAGCCCCGAGGCCACGGCGCGTCAGCATGTGCTGGAGACGGCGTTGTACGCGGGCATCCCGGTTGCTGTCTGGACGCGTGCCGGATGCTCGGCGCGGTGCCGCCTCCGGGGCGCCCCGGGGCGGGACAGTGCCCACGCCACCGAAGCCGAGTCCGCCGCGGGGGTGTGCGCCGGAGCCGCCTTCCGTCACGCCTTCGCCGCGGAACTCGCCCGCAGCAGCGTGCACGAGCTGCCGGAGCTGATCATGAAGCTGCGCGTCGACGCCGTCACGTCAACCGGCCACTGCGGGGAGCAGGTCGTCCTGCTCTGGGACGATGCCACCCGCAAACTGCCCGGTGACGGCCCCGCGCTGCGGTTCCCCGAGCACATCGCCCAAGGAGGGCAGCCGAGTTGA
- a CDS encoding AAA family ATPase, giving the protein MTDWRIFQGTNTPHDGISRLPPPQAWRAFDGGPPIAAEAIEWSPVDLVRAMFYQAAPEILDLVNAALYLRRPLLVSGKPGVGKSSLALAIAHELGLGPVLRWPITSRTTLKDGLYTYDAIRRLHDVSTAKQQQDAETDIGRYITLGPLGTALLPRERPRVLLIDEIDKSDIDLPNDLLNVFEEGEFTIPELERAARGEQADVSVSTADRGPEGVVVHSGRVRCRAFPFVVLTSNQEREFPPAFLRRCVHLQIPPPDHDELMRIVEARLDPEISAEAAALVTTFLRRRDASDLATDHLLNALYLTFHAARGGGDREQLAQQLLGHLPPTAP; this is encoded by the coding sequence TTGACCGACTGGCGGATCTTCCAAGGAACGAACACACCCCACGACGGGATCAGCCGGCTCCCTCCACCACAGGCATGGCGCGCCTTCGACGGCGGTCCCCCCATCGCCGCCGAAGCGATCGAGTGGTCCCCCGTCGACCTGGTGCGGGCGATGTTCTACCAGGCCGCCCCGGAGATCCTCGACCTGGTCAATGCCGCCCTGTACCTGCGCCGCCCCCTGCTCGTCAGCGGTAAGCCCGGTGTCGGCAAGTCCAGCCTGGCGCTGGCCATCGCTCACGAACTCGGACTGGGCCCGGTGCTCCGGTGGCCCATCACCAGCCGCACCACCCTCAAGGACGGTCTGTACACCTACGACGCGATTCGCCGTCTCCACGATGTCTCGACGGCCAAGCAGCAACAGGACGCCGAGACCGACATCGGCCGCTACATCACCCTCGGCCCGCTGGGCACCGCGCTGTTGCCCCGCGAACGCCCCCGCGTCCTGCTGATCGACGAGATCGACAAGAGCGACATCGACCTCCCCAACGACCTTCTCAACGTTTTCGAGGAGGGCGAGTTCACCATCCCCGAGCTGGAGCGGGCGGCCCGGGGCGAGCAGGCCGACGTCAGTGTCTCCACCGCCGACCGTGGCCCTGAGGGGGTTGTCGTGCACAGCGGGCGGGTCCGCTGCCGGGCCTTCCCGTTCGTCGTGCTCACCAGCAATCAGGAACGAGAGTTCCCACCCGCGTTCCTGCGCCGGTGCGTTCACCTGCAGATCCCGCCCCCGGACCACGACGAACTGATGCGGATCGTCGAAGCGAGGCTCGATCCGGAGATCAGCGCGGAGGCCGCCGCATTGGTGACCACGTTCCTGCGTCGACGCGACGCGAGTGACCTCGCCACTGACCACCTGCTGAACGCCCTGTACCTGACCTTCCACGCCGCCCGCGGCGGAGGCGACCGAGAGCAGCTCGCGCAACAGCTGCTCGGTCACCTTCCCCCCACGGCCCCATGA